CAGATTTTTCGCGTACTGGCAGAATGATTCGAgcattatgttaatattttcatcaacTAATAATTTTGACGGCTGATTTTCCAGAATGTCCAAACGTATTAACCATATATCAATAGTGGCACCCAAACTCGGAAGATCAAAATAAGTCTGCATATGATTCACATACTCTAACATCATTTTGCGTATCTCTTCGAAATTCATACCTTGATCGCGAAATGCTTGAACGGCTTCAAAGCCAACAAAAATGGCCAGTTCTATGATTACTTTTTGTTGCTCTTTTTGATGTACTTTATGGACGTCACTTCGTTTCAATCTGGTATTGTGCAATTGATTATGATCCGAATCAGCGAAATGTTGCAGAGATCTTTTAATAAGGTGAGGTTTGCCGAatgattgattaattttttctctagCGCAAAAATCGTCGCTGAAGGACAAAGGCGCAAACACGTTACGCAAAGGACGAATTTCTAATATGTCGTTTTCCACAAAAACGTGTCCTTcctatttaagaaaaaaaaatgtgtgtgtgttgttaCGTCAtgcttaaatataaataaagagaaataaacattataagtaaaaacaaaacaatttcaaaGCAGCTCGTTTATCATATGATACTACTGACGATCCCATGTTCTTGACAAAAATTGATGACCGCAGAGCTGTGATACGATCTTTGTGAACATAGAAGCAAAGATCTGCTGCTTTCACCTCCGACGACTTTTCAGTGACACCTTTTGcgttatatttcaatatttcaaattcagACGATACAACCTGGTCATTTCTACGCAGGTTCAACTGCACCAATTTTCCGGAAACTTTCAGTGTTAATGATATCTGCTAATTGATTGacaattaagaaaagattTCATAACTCTCGAATAATGCTTTAAACGTTGTGCACAACAAGTAAAATACTACAGTAAGACACTCGTACCTCCTCTGCTCCTGTCAAGTTCCACATCGGCAGTAATGTTATTTCTACATCTTGCGTgatatattcgtttattttatttattaaaattattaatactaatttcAATATAAGAAACATGTTTACTTTGCGTAATTCACTTgtatatacttaaaaatatttaattaaaatttttttatatatattacaagctCTTATATACAGACGTTATGAAACTCTCATGTTCCTTAGATCGCGTATAAGGCACATACTAGTGTTTACAATTGGAAATATCATATATGTCGTGACAATTGTTGTGTACATTCTCTTTGCTGTGATTATACTTGTTTTTCTCTCTTAATTACTTTTGATAACGATATAGAAAGTGCAATTTATCGTTAATATGTCTgatttgtaacattattttaaaatgtgtgATTTTAATTGACAACAATTGggtttataaaagtttataattaagatcgattaaaaaattcatttacatatttattaaacacatAGTGATAAGAAAAGTTATGCGACAGCAAACATTGAAAGAAGCGAAACTCAGAAAAGCATTTTTGCTGTCAAGACGCGCGGAACGTTGCCTTATAAAACCGGTTGATATTAGGCTTGGTGGAAAGGAGACGCAAAACATATGTCCGCTCGTTTCTACAAATCGAAAGCCGAGCGCACACGAACACGTGACGTCAGCGGGCTCGGTTATGACTTAAGCCAGCGGATTACGGTACGTTTTTGCTTACTGGATTAATTGCAAGCTAGTAAGTTACTAAAAATACTGTATGCTGTATGGTGCATTTCTAGTATTTTACTAGTTTGCAATCAATCCAGTAAGCAATAAGGCTGAATTCCCACTGAGTGCGTCGCGTCACGCGTCATCCAATcaaaacacatattttatatgtgttgtataatatttattatacaacacatataaaatatgtgttttgATTGGATGACGCGTGACGCGACGCACTCAGTGGGAATTCAACCATAACGTACCGTGTGCCGCTGgctttatattcttacaccgtgaTCCTAACTTTAGACTTCAATCTAGGAACAATCGGTTTGGCTCGTTAGAttggtaatatttttaaattctcaaACAGTTCGTGAGTAAACGTCAGATTGTTAATGATTCAAATTGGAGTGCAACaaataaattgcttttaatgCTACTGGCTAGATCGTgcgtttaattttaagattatagacaaattaattattagtgtAAGAAAGGTGTGTATATTTtagtgtatatttttattaagtgaaCAAGTTGCAAGGTTTAAATAATGATTGGTTTGAAAAATCGATTGTTACAGTGTACTCATACATGTTTATAGTGTCAATGCAGTCCCAGACACTTATTTGACAATaatgacattaaaatatattcatatattcagttgtttataatatatgtatatatatttaaatacaacaaTGGATGCTGTAGGTTATGTTTTTTAACCATCATGGAAACAACTTGGTACTATacttattaatgtataaattgtgtctgttattttatcaattgtgTGAGGATGAATGgagaaacagaatataatgTCGCCACTAGGTATCGGACAGTTAGAAAGCATCTGGACAATTTGGGATACAAGCATGCTTTATCGTTAGATGCTTTACCTTTGATAGAGGCTTTACTGGCTGATCTTATTCAAACTACTGAcagttttaaacattttaaaactattgCTCAGGAGAACATTGAGGTATGTTTTAGGAATAGTGCTATTCCAATACAAGTTTTATCTGAATTTATGAAGAGAAACAACAGTTGAATATAGTTACCTAATTATTTGCCTAATTTCAAGACAAAGATTAATTATGAAGGAGACAATTTCTTgcatcataattttattaatgaacagtacaattgttaaaaatcatattgctaataattttgttcaatcatagaatcatttttaatgtttatccGATATACAACATGATAATATTGTGTGCTGTCTGCAGGAATGTAATCGGTTACAATTGACAGTTGATCCTTACAAGTGTGATAATACAAGATTAGTGCGGGAATGCAACCAGCTTCATGCAGATCTCTTAGAGGTTAAGGAAGTACATCAAAAGCAAGTCAGGGATCTCAAGAAGCAGATATATAAGGTAGAACATGAATGCAATGATCTGCAATTGGCATCCTCCCGTAACATACATAAGATAAAGGAGTTGGAGAAAGAATCAGCTGCCAAGTCTAAGAAAATATTGGAGCTTCAAGGCAAATGTTTAAAACCAACTATTCTTAATGCTGGACTTGGTAAGTCACTCtgttattttgttacaaatgtctatgtaaaatatttaatactatttatttaatatccttagttttaaataattatatatctatataaaatctttatagcTGCTAAAAAGCGTCCCTGTTTCCCCCTTCGAAGACCAGTTTTAGAAGCTGAACCAATGCCAAGACCAAGAAGCAATAGCTCGCTACCGAAATTAAACAGTGTAGAACCAAAGATAATGAATATAATGAGCATGGCAGATCATAAAATGAATTGTTTAAGTCAGGAGGTAACAAAATTACGAGGGGAGCTTTTATTACAAACTGAAACTGTAGAGACTCTTGAGAAACAGGTATACTAAGCATCAATTTGTTTGTACACATTTCTGGGATGTTTCTGTCATGCATGAAAATACTTGGTGTACCAATAAtcgttaatattttgcatgcTAAAAATCACATTGATGCATGGTAATGGTATTTTTAATACGTAAATGTTATCCATTAACAcattactataaaataaaacattttgtatagCTAACcacgaaagaaaaagaaataattcgaTTGAGAAAAATGTTGGAAGGTGGCCGTTCTTATGCTGCAGTTACCAAAGACTGCATCTGCAAGAAGATGGAAAAGAAATCTGGCGCTGTTCATGACATTATGGAATTGAATGAAGTGAGGACTCTTCAACAGGCCAAGTTAGAGTTGGAACAGCAACTAAAAGgcaagaattttaataatgtaaagagagattttgttattacataaatttttaacttgtatatgaacaatttatatatttaatttttctttaatgatgCAGAAGCTCTAAATAAACAACACGATGCCATGTCTCAGGCAATGAAATTAGCAACACGAAATGAGGAGctagaaaaagaattgaagGATATTGATCATGTTGCATTAGCTGTCGAAGCTGATTGCAACTCTACAGTCAAAGAAAATAACAGGAGAGTTTGTAGACTTCAGGTAAATGtaacgattttatttatatatattttcaaaattttcccGTTCTTACACTTATATACTTGTTCAGGAGAAGTTAGAAGACGTCATGACACAAGTACATATCCTAGAACGCGAATTAACCGTAGAACGTAGAGAGGTGCAGGAATTGAGAGCGGATTTAGAAGCATGCAGGCTTGAGAAACATAACATTCAACGCACTCTAGAATCTACATTAGATGAAAAGAAACAGATGTCCGATAGAATCAATCAACTAACAATCATTGGTATGTCGAAAttgtttaatcttttttttttcttaacagCCTGAACCAATTAATTTATGTCCAAAGTGATggttcaaaataatattacagaaaaaagtttaaatgaTGAAATAGAAAGACTGACTAAAACAAACGAATGCCAAAGGCAAGATATTAATCAGTTGCAAtctactaataaaatattagaacaaATGCGTATGAAGAATATTGTACAAACTAACGAAGGGGATAATCAAACACAGAGAAAAGTAAAGGGGGAAAAGAATGATCAGAATAAAGGGATAAaaacattgaagaaaaaaattggtaTTAATTTGCAAACTGATTTTTCGCGCAATTCAGTTAACTTTcaatatattagaataattatttttcaaagaatcgtgtaaaaattttattataggaCATAAAAAAcccgttttatatttttttagcatcCAAGAACCATAACagcgaaaaatatgaaataaatcatCATTCAATGGCAAAAGACGCAGAAgttaaaaaagatacaaacaATTTTGATATGCAAAAACAGATTGACGAAGcggatttaaaaattttgtctgtaagtagtttatttaaatagcgattgattttattaagaatatagTACCAAAAAGAGATATTTTCTATGCAGCTGCAACAGTCAATCCAGCGATTGGAGGCAGAACGAGATCATTACAGAAAAGAGTACATTAATTGTCGAGATGAGCAGCGCAGACTatcggataaaaataatgtaagaatAGAATCTAAAGAACCTATAagaaattgtacaaaatttatcagtttGTGATAAATTGCAGGCTGACTTGTGGACacgaatttatgaattaaaacgCGAGTTAGGCGATAAGGAGCAAGCTTTGAGCAAAGCACAACTGGAGAAGGAAGAATTTTATCACCAGAAGGAGGATCTCGAAGCACGATTGCAGACTTACAAGAATCAGCAGAGACAAACGTATGCTCCTTGCATACCTTGCAGCCTGTGCAAACCTGCCTGTATTTGTACCTGCGTGACCGGTTCACCGATCTCCACCGGAGACCTTAGCGCGACAAAGGTACTcgaagttatatataattcatagagatataaatattctgttcGCTCCAACTTGGATTATTGCGCAGACGATGTTTGAACGTCTGGAACGGGAACGAGACACTGCCAGGGCAGATGTGCAGCGACTGATAGAGGAGCGTGATGCGTTACGAGAAAGGCTTGAGGTGAGGTTAttcgatttataaattaagttaGCTAAAATATTACGTGTTGATTTTTTCGAcactttaattattctaataactCGATCTTAAACATCTCATTCGCAATTTTACTAACTATATGTGTCCAACAGCCACATGCGCGGCTAATATAATGTGAATATTAACTTATTGCTAATGCATTCCAACACTTGGATATGGCGATGTGTGTATCATGAGTGCATGATTGGGTAATGTCGGGATGTAGATGATGTCGGAAACGCACACAAGCGAACAGCTTCGCCTGAAGGAGAGTTTAGTCGAGGCGGAGAATCGATTGAAACGCGTGGAGAAAGAACGGCAAGACCTGTTGGTTACTCAGGGCACGAGGAGGGTGACGATAAACGGCCTCGAGGACCAGTTGGGCGACGTGCAGGAAGAGCTACACCGCACCAAGCAGGAATTAATGGCACAACGGACGCAATATTTCCAATTACggtaattacatttttccgagaattaaataatataatttcacagTGAATTTAGTCGGATGCACTAATGTGCGCTGGGCGCAGATTAAAGCCTGTTGTACATTTCATTCtatttctgtttaattgtaaaaactaATATAACTCAGCACACTTTGAAGAATCGAACATATATTCTATACTAAAGACAATCATggtaaaatgataattattctGAGCATCTAGCAGagattcaatttatttatatatatatacatatttttatatcaatttatgaTACTTAATGTACGCACTAGCGCGACCGATTAGTTTAttaatcttctttttattttgttttgttttgtcTTAGAACTCTGCAAGATCAAACGGATCAAGCACTTGGAGATGTGCAGGGCCAACTGTCGCAGGCAGAATCGGAGCTGAACAAGGCTATGGACCGCAATAAGAGTGTGGAACAACAACAGGCGCAGTCGAATGATCAAATCAAGGAATTGAAACAAGAAATTAACACTTTGCGCTCGAGCATGACACACTTGGATCAAGAGAAGGATCGATTGTTGGTGAGTGGATTATCGCAGCTATGCGTCGCTACTTCTTAATTATCAATGCGTAACAttgattatatttcattacttttGCAGGTGGCATTGGACGAGAAGACGGAGAAGATTGCCGCATTGGAGCGAGAACTAGTGCACAAGGATCAACAAGCGGACGGTATGCAGCAACAAATCCGCGACTTACAGCATAAAAACGAGTAAGTACATCTGCACTCATACACTATGTTCGATAACTCTTAAAACTAGTGGCACATAACTCTCGAAAACCTTCAGATCTTATGAATCGTAAGCAGTGTTACAATGAAGATAtagaatacaataaataaaaacacatataatagtAAGGCTCCATATGATAacaatcaagaaatataatagaagagccgtcgcaggatgttagtgctaaatttttaatttttcttaaagaaattaataaattagtccgcaagagacagttaaattgtacaccgatctcagatcgagatacctaaagtgtacgaaattttaagtacattGCTCTCATACATCGAGAAACTTAATGTacatataggaattattggaaagaaaggaagagagagagagaaaaatactatcaataaataaagtcTCGCTTAGCAATGCGAGAAAAACTGAGAAATAACTCGTGTGACATTATGTACATCAATTCACCATCATTCTATCGTTCTTCTCGACAGAAGGTTTGAACACATCGCGCACGTTTATcgctaacaataagtaaaaaaataaatgtacttaAATCCTACGAACGCTCGCGGCGAGACCTCACCGCGCTCGACCTATTGAGCCGCCTAGTTCGCCCTCGACTTAATATTGTCGTTGAGAAACCTGGCCAGCCCGACCGCGGGCGGCTGGCAGCCGTTCGGCGAGATCAGGCTGTTGCTCTCCAGCTCTTCCAGGGCCTCTTTCGAGCTGTCGGCGATCCTCTTGTAGCCAGGCCGGCACTCGCATCTGGCCTTCGGCCGCGGCTCGCTGCTCTGCCACAGGCGGCCGTTCCGCGGCGTTCTCTGAGCGACCAGCCACTCGCCGGCGGTGCACGGGCCCTGCGTGTACAGTTTGTAGCACGCCTTGCCGATCCTCACCGTGCCGGGCGCGCTCCCGcagtcgtcgccgtcgtcccTCGCGCACTCGCCGGCGTCCCTCATGACGCTCGTGCATCCGCACACGCCGTTGTAACTCACCCCGTCCAGGGACGGCCTCGCGTTGTAATCGTACAGCACCACCTGCCCGCTCGGACACGGCCCCCTCATGCCGATCCTGTAACAGGTCTTCTCCTGCGGGAAGTACAGCCTGCCGCGCTTGCACGGCACCGGAACACAGGCCGACGAGTTGACGAGCATGTAGCCGCTCTCGCAGGGCCCACGCGTGTGCAGCCGATAGCAAAGCCCGTTCTTGTACAACGCGTGGCCGGGCTTGCACACGCATCCGGCGCGCACGACGCCCTCCTGCGACGATCGGTCGTCCGTCGTCGTCACCGCGAAGTGATGTCCCTGCGGGCACGGCCCGATGCCGCCTGCGAATTTCGAAACAGAGGTGTAAGGATAATTTCGCAATTGTTATCGCGTTCGATTTTCCAAATGGCACAACGCCGGGGGCTTTCTATACCTAATTCATAGCACATCCCGCTCGGCTCGTGATAATGAGGTAGTTGAGAGTGACAGCCGCAGGCGCCGCCCGGCAGGAAGAGCTCCCCGGGCTCCGAGCACGGACCCTTGGTGTAATGCTCGTGGCAGCCGCCGCCGTTGCCCGGCCAGTGATACCTGCCCAGTTCGCCGCCCGTCGAGCACGAGCAGGCGGCCAGACCGTCCTCGCCCAGGACGAGGAGCTCGCCGCGCGGGCAGGGACCCCTGCTGAACCTCGGATAGCACTTGCCGTCCCTCGGCCAGTAGATCTCGCCCGGCTCGTCGCAGGCCTCGGGCTCGCGGCACGTCCCCCAGCGACGTTTCGCGCTGAAGACACGAAGTTCGTTGCTGATGAGCGTCGCCCGTGCGCTCGATTCGTCGGAATGGAAAGGAAAGCTCGATTACCTCGCTTTGCCGGGCGCGTCCGGAACCGGCGCGAAGAACTGACCCTTGGAGCAGGACGCTCTCGTGAATATCGGATGGCACAGGGCGTCCCTAGGCGATTGCGCGGTCCCCGGCGGACATCTGCACTCCGCTGTCgtcccgccgccgccggccgCCGGTCCGAGTTCCATGGTTTCCGGACACGGAGCGCCGATCTAGTGGAACACAGTCGCGCTCTTTTCAGAAATCGAAGCGGATCTCTCGAGGCCGACATTGTCAATCTCTCGTGCGCGAGATACCGACACAGTGatggaaaaagagaaaagaattgCCACCTGCCTGGAATATTTTGTAGCATTTTCCATCGGCCGGCCAGTACAGCAGTTGCCAACCGCGCGGCTGCGCGGCGCAGGGGTTGCTCGACGGATCGGCCCACGGCGGCGGCATTATCGCGGTCCTCGCGTCCACCGCTGACAGAAGGCAGATCGCACACCCTAAGAGAATCCGCATCGCGCTGAAAAAATTGCCGCGTCGATGAAATTGTTTCGCAGTGTAATGGAATAAAACGAAGTAAGAGATCGTCTCTCGGCTGTTAAAACGCATCGCAATTAATGAACCGTAAAAACGACGACAATTGCGAAATACGTTACCTTTCATCTTTCGCGCGCGCAGAAGCGATTTCACCGTGTTTGCGCGTCGCGAGGCGGAGAGCGCTTGAAAACGAGACCGTCGCGATGATGCGAAGTGTCGAATGCGAAGTGCGTGTGCCACTGCGCGCGTACACGCGAGTGGGACGAGCAGAAGTGCGCGCGACAGCGAGCGCAAAATGACCATACTTTCACTGTTTCGCTATGGCAATGGCATTGTCCCTGGCGGGCAGGGCTTAGGATGGCGACGTGTGCGCGGAATAAGAATAAAGCGTATAAATGCTCCCCGCGTCGCCGAAAGCAAAAggtcttttctcttttcttctttttcttcccccCCGCGATAACCGTCCGACCGTCAAATTGCGCGAGCCTCGATAGAATGCATATTTGTCGCGAATCTGTTTCAAGCAGGATATAATTTGGACGATATCTTTCGAATCTTCTCTGTTGAGTTTAAATTGCAGATATTCACGCGCGAAAACTTTGACAGCGGACTTGCACGCGTTGCTGAAAGAAACGCGACAACATCCCGgctcttccttttttttttttaagtcgAGGAAGTAATTAAACAGCGTGTGGTCTCGTCGGTATTTCAATGTTGTTGCCAGCCGAGCTTTCTTCCACGACTTTTCACcgcgattatatataaagtcgGGAATCTTATCTCTCGCGCCGCGtagtattttgtttcattatcgACACCGCGAGACTCGCTTCGCGATTGTCACTCTAATTGCTTAAACGCGATGATTTCTCCGATGCTGGTATGCCGAAGTAATCGAtaacacgaaaaaaaaaaaaaagattaccgCGATCGCGGAGGGCGTGCGATGCAGCTTTCCCGATAATTTgcacaatttcataaattgcGCGTCGTTTATAGAACACGGTGAGTCGTGTCTTGAAAGTAAACATATTACTGCGCTCCGCGCGCGGAATTAGACATTTCCGTTTCCTATCTAATTAACGCCACGCGTTGCTGAATCGGTTTGACCGCCGAGCGTGGAGAGAAGTGCGGGATTATCATTCGCGTGCCCCCGTCGCTCGCGAGATCTTTGATCAAAACGCTCGCAGGCGCGAACGCGGGCGTGTTCGTTGCACAATCGTCTAATTAGCGAGCATCCAGCGGGGGCGCGTTACGTCAGAACTTTCTCGTTTATGGAATTCCGATCTCCGTTAAGCACACGGAAACAAGCGGCGGGAAGATTTTATCTACCGGCGTTTCTCTCCTCGTCGAATTTCGAAGAGTTGGATTTTTTCAGTTATTAGATCGAGATTATCTCGCGGATCGAAATCTGCACTCGGAAACGGCGCAGTTTTCAATTCGCGAACGAGCGTCAGCCCGACTTCCTACTTGCAGCGTCGATTCCGAATGCGTGGGAAGCGCGAGCGCCTGTGCAAGCAGACGCGTGTCCGCGGATGCCGCGGATAATCGCGATCGTGGCGAGGTGCGAGATTCTCGGTGCACCGGCGTCGTGCACGTGGCGCTCGGTTATGTCCGATAAATTTCGGCGAGAAGGAAGGCACGCCAGAAATTCGAGGCGTCACTCTCGAATTGAAAGCCATCTCTGCCGTCGTGAATTCCTGTCGCCCGATGTGTTTTTATCGCTGCCTGCCTCGCGGCGATGACACTCGCCGTGGATATGCTAATACTTGAAGCTTATGCAACCTGGGAtacattgcataatttatgtatattcttctttctttattacGCGTTTACGGCCGTTGACAAAATTCCGTCGCCTTTCGCGCGCAACCGCGCCGCAATTTCGCGACGGCAAAACACTTTTGCTTTCGGCTCTTATTTCCGAGGACGTCGTGTAAAGTAATTCGTATGCGCCACCGgaatatgcatataaatatttagcgtAACGACCTGCGAAAGTGGGATAAAGAAATGATCGCGGCAGAAGTTGCATTGTTTATTTcagcttttaataatataatttcgcgTTTGCAGAATGAATTATAATACTTCGCCGTGACACTTTTGCGTACGCGCTTTATatcgcaattatttatttgtcatgATTTTATACTTTCTTTGCCAGATGCACTTTCTCCGTCTTCCGTGTCGTTAAATTGTAATAGCCAGTTATTATCCGAGTCACTCGTCTTACACGGGCGTGCACACGCGCCGCCGCCCGCATTCGCAGCTCGTGGAACTCTAGGATGTTTCGGGATCgctttgattataattaagaTCGCGCTTATATAACGACGCGTGTGCCTCGCGAGCGTGGCGGTGGACTTGTGTTTCCCCGCCGTAAAAAGAAAGTGCCTGCTAATACATCATAATCGATCGCAGAAATCACGCAATATAAACAACGCGGTCACGTAACATCGATCGATCGCGGCGATCCTTTGACCACCTCGGTGAGTGACGATAAATCTCGATAAATCTCTCTTAAACACCGATTCGCATTCCGATTCTAATTTTGAgataattctgtttttttttttttttttctctttgaatgttttataatttccttAAGTCTTCATTATGCAGGAGTTCCAGAAGACTCAAGGATATCACAGTGTTACAGTGAAAGGATCATTTTGAATATGTaacttttcgaaaaatctATCTTTAcgctcaaaaaaatatttcgctgatgtagttagatttctagatatcgcaacaagaatgtatcgctatttttcgtatctgtgaaaacattgtttgtcacatatagaatttatagcagtaatgttctagcaatagcatctgaaaaatttaggtaccattgctaaatgttattcattgcataatcgaacacgtgattgatcttatatagataggcgctttagagaaactttctttttaaagttcacaaacaatacagatatatattctgtttctgtcatctaaactgattaagtaattacatatgcaatatcacaacagttgctaatcatttatctgttttagttaattttttacacctagaaaattttagctattattgcaagatcatttttttgagtgtacgCGCTGTATATCATCGGCAAGCTTCAAAGTCACATgagctgttaaaaaaaaataaatctttcaagATCGACCGGCATTTgatgattaaaacttttgataCAGTGAAAGGATCATTTTGAACGTGCAACTTTTCGAAACATCCATCTTTACGCGACCGCTGTGTATCATGGATGGGTTTTAAAGTCATAgagctgttaaaaaaaaaaaaagaaatttctcaAGATACTCGTGATCGACTGCAATGTTCAAAAATCTATTTGCCTCGCTTTACATTATTCAATTCCAAGATTCGCGATTATCACATTATGCAGGAATTCCAGAAGACTCAAGGATATCACATCCTTTCGCAGATGACGATCGCGACTTCTGTTACAGTGAAAGGATCGTTTTGAACATGTaacttttcgaaaaatcaATCTTTACGCGCTGTATATCATCGGCAAGCTTCAAAGTCACATgagctgttaaaaaaaaataaatctttcaagATCGACCGGCATTTGATGATTAAAACTTCTGATACAGTGAAAGGATCATTTTGAACGTGCAACTTTTCGAAA
Above is a genomic segment from Linepithema humile isolate Giens D197 chromosome 6, Lhum_UNIL_v1.0, whole genome shotgun sequence containing:
- the Cep135 gene encoding centrosomal protein of 135 kDa isoform X4, producing MNGETEYNVATRYRTVRKHLDNLGYKHALSLDALPLIEALLADLIQTTDSFKHFKTIAQENIEECNRLQLTVDPYKCDNTRLVRECNQLHADLLEVKEVHQKQVRDLKKQIYKVEHECNDLQLASSRNIHKIKELEKESAAKSKKILELQGKCLKPTILNAGLAAKKRPCFPLRRPVLEAEPMPRPRSNSSLPKLNSVEPKIMNIMSMADHKMNCLSQEVTKLRGELLLQTETVETLEKQLTTKEKEIIRLRKMLEGGRSYAAVTKDCICKKMEKKSGAVHDIMELNEVRTLQQAKLELEQQLKEALNKQHDAMSQAMKLATRNEELEKELKDIDHVALAVEADCNSTVKENNRRVCRLQEKLEDVMTQVHILERELTVERREVQELRADLEACRLEKHNIQRTLESTLDEKKQMSDRINQLTIIASKNHNSEKYEINHHSMAKDAEVKKDTNNFDMQKQIDEADLKILSLQQSIQRLEAERDHYRKEYINCRDEQRRLSDKNNADLWTRIYELKRELGDKEQALSKAQLEKEEFYHQKEDLEARLQTYKNQQRQTYAPCIPCSLCKPACICTCVTGSPISTGDLSATKTMFERLERERDTARADVQRLIEERDALRERLEMMSETHTSEQLRLKESLVEAENRLKRVEKERQDLLVTQGTRRVTINGLEDQLGDVQEELHRTKQELMAQRTQYFQLRTLQDQTDQALGDVQGQLSQAESELNKAMDRNKSVEQQQAQSNDQIKELKQEINTLRSSMTHLDQEKDRLLVALDEKTEKIAALERELVHKDQQADGMQQQIRDLQHKNEICVDQSAEQERQLRSLQLELETLQRQFEAASADRENAIQENRKLQDDLAAVTCEVRNLQRDLETSRAECYDLKRQLQTYVSEVRRAEELLNRKENERTEMLNHFRSLSLEATVLENNNHSLESEAAEARGALQTARHQILDLERQLADRDCLIKGYETQISNLTQSVASMETQLRQQLDQRHRAEADLMAVRDLCVKLDQQKDTLAEQLGDKDTVKAHYEAQLSRLKTEHSVIQEQVTRDRVTVERLETLLDQARQESIDAQAANQELQNEIARLKQKVSELQSKLSSESAELRQYQNQAAEYSRQISELRRQVTNERFDRARKEEETRRSFEESATLFQQNSPQDRTALPWPDVPNDDSLASTSRQIDWLKKPYTAIPKQMCVRDLNQVESTSRDDRATLLSLQCRCSFGKRTPPNFVLCPGASSAQRKSTDKTDENSNFP